A genomic region of Luteibacter aegosomatissinici contains the following coding sequences:
- the yjjJ gene encoding type II toxin-antitoxin system HipA family toxin YjjJ, translating to MASSTRQSAAIMDFLRLQGASSAAELAAVIGVSQPSMSRLLGTLEGQVVRIGKARRSQYAVVRDVHGLGSAWPLYRIDAQGRPHALGDLVALYGGGSVLMAEHRPDWLRGEFIDGHFPGVPWFLDDQRPQGFLGRQFAQQWARELGLPNDILRWNDDAVLAALLRHGEDSPGNFVLGTSGLDRALRPAAAAIPSATRTVEYSRRADSALAGEPVGSSAAGEQPKFTARVMDDDGSIRHVIVKFSENVDDPAGRRWADLLICEHLAGEVLAENEHPSARSELIWSGGRLCLEVTRFDRIGAYGRRGFVTLAAWSDAHDGERDTWAGAASRMFKGDWVDASTEAGVRQRWWFGRMIANADMHFGNLGFFLDDALPLTLAPSYDMLPMLYRPAGNGAVVPREFQPATPVPADMGYWQRAASWAATFWERVANHDDVSVAFREIAHRNAEAVGVLRRRFSE from the coding sequence ATGGCCTCAAGCACCCGCCAGTCTGCCGCGATCATGGACTTCCTGCGCCTGCAAGGGGCGTCCAGTGCTGCCGAGTTGGCGGCGGTCATAGGCGTGAGTCAGCCCTCCATGTCCCGTCTCCTCGGTACGTTGGAAGGCCAGGTGGTGCGTATCGGCAAGGCACGGCGCTCCCAGTATGCCGTCGTGCGCGACGTACATGGCCTCGGTTCTGCGTGGCCTTTGTATCGCATCGATGCTCAAGGACGTCCGCATGCGCTTGGTGACCTCGTCGCGCTTTATGGCGGAGGAAGCGTCCTCATGGCGGAGCATCGTCCCGACTGGCTCAGGGGCGAATTTATCGATGGCCATTTCCCAGGTGTTCCCTGGTTTCTCGACGACCAGCGGCCGCAGGGCTTTCTTGGACGCCAATTTGCCCAGCAGTGGGCTCGTGAGTTGGGGCTTCCCAACGATATCCTTCGTTGGAACGACGATGCGGTGCTCGCTGCACTATTGCGCCATGGCGAAGACAGTCCCGGGAATTTTGTCCTGGGTACGAGCGGTCTTGACCGTGCATTGCGCCCGGCGGCAGCGGCCATTCCTTCGGCCACGCGCACGGTAGAGTATTCGCGTCGGGCCGATAGTGCCCTGGCGGGCGAACCTGTGGGGTCATCCGCTGCAGGTGAGCAACCCAAGTTCACAGCGCGAGTAATGGACGACGACGGGTCGATCCGCCATGTGATCGTCAAGTTCAGCGAAAATGTGGATGATCCGGCCGGCCGGCGCTGGGCAGATCTCTTGATATGCGAACACCTCGCGGGCGAGGTGTTGGCGGAGAATGAGCACCCGAGTGCCCGCAGCGAATTGATCTGGTCCGGCGGCAGGCTTTGCCTCGAAGTCACGCGGTTCGATCGCATAGGCGCATATGGCCGCCGGGGCTTTGTGACGCTGGCCGCCTGGAGTGATGCGCACGATGGCGAGCGGGATACTTGGGCGGGTGCCGCATCACGGATGTTCAAGGGCGACTGGGTGGATGCGTCAACCGAAGCCGGCGTAAGGCAGCGTTGGTGGTTTGGCCGCATGATCGCCAATGCCGATATGCACTTCGGCAATCTTGGTTTCTTCCTGGACGATGCCTTGCCGCTTACGCTTGCGCCAAGCTATGACATGCTTCCCATGTTGTATCGCCCCGCGGGCAATGGTGCGGTGGTGCCCAGGGAGTTTCAGCCCGCGACGCCCGTACCTGCTGACATGGGCTACTGGCAGCGGGCTGCATCGTGGGCAGCGACGTTCTGGGAGCGCGTCGCAAACCACGACGATGTCAGCGTTGCGTTTCGCGAGATCGCACATCGCAATGCTGAAGCCGTGGGCGTATTGAGGCGCAGGTTTTCCGAATGA
- a CDS encoding LytR/AlgR family response regulator transcription factor, translated as MPKCIIAEDEKLLSAALQRELAKAWPDLQVAAVAEDGGEALDAVVEHQPDIAFLDIRMPGLTGMEVAAAAADASPRTLVVFITAYDQYAVDAFERGAVDYLLKPVSAERLAQTVERLRSRLADAEKHASRAGRLAKDMRDQFDATPDVPLTWITASTGRATRLIMVEDVIYFRADNKYTLVATADGDALLSKPIRELLEHLDPRTFRQIHRSTIVNLRQVASVERDDGGRGCLHLRGRPETLTVSQPFMAIFRAM; from the coding sequence ATGCCTAAGTGCATCATCGCCGAAGATGAAAAGCTGCTTTCCGCAGCACTGCAGCGGGAGCTGGCCAAGGCATGGCCGGACTTGCAGGTGGCGGCGGTGGCGGAGGATGGCGGTGAGGCCCTGGATGCGGTGGTCGAGCACCAGCCTGACATCGCCTTCCTCGATATACGCATGCCGGGCCTCACCGGCATGGAAGTGGCGGCAGCGGCGGCCGATGCCAGCCCGCGCACGCTGGTCGTGTTTATTACAGCGTACGACCAGTACGCCGTGGATGCGTTCGAGCGCGGCGCGGTGGATTACCTGCTGAAGCCGGTAAGTGCGGAGCGGCTGGCGCAGACCGTGGAACGCCTGCGTAGCCGCCTGGCCGATGCCGAGAAACACGCCAGCCGGGCAGGGCGCCTGGCCAAGGATATGCGCGATCAGTTCGATGCCACGCCGGATGTGCCGCTCACGTGGATCACGGCCAGCACCGGCCGGGCGACGCGGCTGATCATGGTCGAAGACGTGATCTATTTCCGTGCGGACAACAAGTACACGCTCGTGGCCACCGCCGATGGCGATGCGCTGCTGAGCAAGCCCATTCGCGAGTTGCTTGAACACCTGGATCCGCGCACGTTCCGGCAGATCCACCGCTCCACCATCGTCAATCTCCGCCAGGTCGCCTCGGTGGAGCGTGATGACGGTGGCCGTGGTTGCCTGCACCTGCGCGGGCGCCCTGAAACCCTCACGGTGAGCCAGCCGTTCATGGCCATCTTCCGCGCCATGTGA
- a CDS encoding heme-degrading domain-containing protein, producing the protein MIEHTPDTLAAEEQALQFDRFTLEMAWAIGDALRTAALERGATVALDISLRDRPLFHTALPGTDISHASWIRRKRNTVLALGTSTLAVGMKLARAGQTLEERYGLAPADHASDGGGYPLRLRGLGVIGAITASGLPSVDDHQLVTRVLARFV; encoded by the coding sequence ATGATTGAACATACGCCCGATACCCTCGCCGCCGAAGAACAGGCCCTGCAGTTCGATCGTTTCACGCTGGAAATGGCGTGGGCGATCGGCGATGCCCTACGCACGGCGGCGCTGGAACGCGGCGCTACCGTAGCTCTCGATATCAGCCTGCGCGACAGGCCACTGTTCCACACGGCCCTGCCAGGCACCGACATCTCCCACGCCAGCTGGATCCGGCGCAAGCGCAATACCGTCCTGGCACTGGGCACCAGCACGCTGGCCGTAGGCATGAAGCTGGCCAGGGCCGGCCAGACGCTCGAAGAACGTTATGGCCTGGCACCTGCGGATCATGCCAGTGATGGTGGCGGCTACCCCTTGCGACTACGCGGGCTGGGGGTTATTGGGGCCATCACGGCATCGGGGTTGCCATCGGTGGACGATCATCAGCTGGTGACGCGGGTGCTCGCGCGGTTCGTTTGA
- a CDS encoding glycoside hydrolase family 35 protein, whose protein sequence is MSCSKWPSGRRAACWAGLAMLLATAANAATPAPSTAHTVTFDRHSLIIDGKPTYIWSGSFHYWRLPSPESWKDVLQKMKAAGFNAVEIYFDWGYHSPKRGVYDFTGIRDVDRLLDMARDVGIYVIARPGPYINAETDAGGFPGWLVSTAGKPRSTAPEYTAAYQEWMTQIDRIIARHQITDGRGTVLLYQVENEFYNDSPDGRAYMQALEDKARADGITVPLFGNHNTNFFEGVGKLDMPGYDSYPMDFDCTRPDRWNAVYDFASERRGLKDTPLFFPEYQGGAFDVWGGPGYEACRKLTGPAFERVFYEATMASGSTMQNFYMTYGGMNWGWLSSPGVYTSYDYGAAITTSRQLTPKYDQQKLIGYMTRAAAPLARTDAVGTWVPDNPRLRVTARVNPDDGTRFYILRHADAADTTDDATHLKIALGKNGDTTIPLAPGTAIHINGRDSKVLLANFKFGQQDLVYSTSELLTQLHTGDRDIAVLYGRPGEDGETVLRYDDRPTVRVLDGKVETRWDAAAHTLRLNYRHDGLAKVEINGGKAPLLLLLGDNAAATRFWQLGATDEPVLLRGPYLARTAERHGGVLALTGDADRAGELEVFAPTGTRQVTWNGKSLQTTASASGSLLSRIDGPSPVALPALDAWHVTDGAPEIATTFDDRAWQATDRTSTPNDYWDHKLPILDSDDYGFHHGHVWYRGHFTATGKETAIQLSANLGVHLGNHGIFTAWINGHFLGNNPSGSQQFPIDPAWLKKGGDNVVSVLVENTGHLQEEHNGAFREPRGLLSARLEGSQAVIRWKIQGNTGGEDLVDPMRGPFNIGGLYGERNGWHLPGFKDSDWAKATLPRTTDKPGMDWYRTTFKLDIPDGQDAPIAIRIHDAVPLHYRAIVFINGWQIGRYISDVGPQTDFELPPGLLNRHGENTIAIASWSTAQDGGLGEVTLVMQGNYTTGLR, encoded by the coding sequence ATGTCGTGTTCCAAGTGGCCGTCAGGCCGTCGTGCGGCTTGCTGGGCCGGCCTCGCCATGTTGCTTGCCACTGCAGCCAACGCAGCGACACCCGCGCCGTCAACCGCGCATACGGTTACCTTCGACCGACACTCCCTGATCATCGATGGAAAGCCGACCTATATCTGGTCGGGCTCGTTCCACTACTGGCGGCTACCGAGCCCGGAATCGTGGAAGGACGTCCTGCAGAAGATGAAGGCCGCGGGCTTCAACGCGGTCGAGATCTACTTCGACTGGGGTTACCACTCGCCCAAGCGTGGCGTGTACGACTTCACCGGCATCCGCGACGTGGACCGCCTGCTCGACATGGCCCGCGATGTGGGGATCTATGTCATCGCACGCCCCGGCCCGTACATCAATGCCGAAACCGATGCCGGCGGCTTCCCCGGGTGGCTGGTCAGCACCGCGGGCAAACCCCGTTCCACGGCCCCTGAGTACACGGCGGCCTACCAGGAATGGATGACCCAGATCGACCGGATCATCGCCAGGCACCAGATAACCGACGGTCGCGGAACCGTCCTGCTCTACCAGGTCGAGAACGAGTTCTATAACGACTCCCCCGATGGAAGGGCCTACATGCAGGCCCTGGAAGACAAGGCGAGGGCCGATGGCATCACCGTGCCGCTGTTCGGCAACCACAACACCAACTTCTTCGAAGGCGTCGGCAAGCTCGACATGCCGGGGTACGACTCGTACCCCATGGATTTCGACTGCACCCGGCCGGACCGGTGGAACGCCGTCTACGACTTCGCCAGCGAACGGCGCGGCCTGAAGGATACGCCGCTGTTCTTTCCTGAGTACCAGGGCGGCGCATTCGATGTATGGGGTGGTCCGGGTTACGAAGCCTGCCGCAAGCTCACCGGCCCGGCGTTCGAGCGCGTGTTCTACGAAGCCACCATGGCTTCGGGCTCGACCATGCAGAACTTCTACATGACCTATGGCGGAATGAACTGGGGATGGCTCTCGTCTCCCGGCGTGTACACGTCGTACGACTACGGCGCGGCCATTACCACCAGCCGACAGCTCACGCCCAAGTACGATCAGCAAAAGCTGATCGGTTACATGACCCGCGCAGCAGCGCCACTCGCGCGCACCGATGCCGTGGGTACCTGGGTACCTGACAACCCCCGTCTGCGCGTGACCGCCCGGGTAAACCCTGACGATGGCACGCGTTTCTATATCCTGCGCCATGCCGATGCGGCGGATACGACCGACGATGCCACGCACCTGAAAATCGCGCTGGGCAAGAACGGCGACACAACCATCCCGCTGGCACCCGGCACGGCCATCCATATCAACGGCAGGGACTCGAAAGTTCTGTTGGCGAACTTCAAGTTCGGCCAGCAAGACCTCGTGTATTCAACCTCAGAGCTACTGACCCAACTGCATACCGGCGATCGCGATATCGCCGTGCTCTACGGCCGGCCGGGTGAAGATGGCGAAACTGTGCTCCGCTACGACGATCGCCCCACGGTCCGCGTCCTCGACGGCAAGGTCGAAACGCGATGGGACGCGGCCGCCCACACGCTCCGCCTCAACTACCGCCATGACGGGCTCGCCAAGGTGGAAATCAATGGGGGCAAGGCGCCGCTACTGCTCTTGCTGGGCGACAACGCCGCCGCGACGCGATTCTGGCAGCTCGGGGCGACAGACGAGCCCGTGCTGCTTCGCGGCCCTTATCTCGCACGCACGGCGGAACGGCACGGTGGTGTACTCGCACTCACAGGCGATGCCGACCGCGCTGGCGAGCTCGAGGTCTTCGCACCGACCGGCACACGCCAGGTGACCTGGAACGGCAAATCGCTGCAGACGACCGCCTCGGCGTCCGGCAGCCTGCTCAGCCGTATCGATGGGCCTTCACCCGTCGCCCTCCCCGCACTCGACGCATGGCACGTCACCGACGGCGCACCTGAAATCGCTACCACGTTCGATGACCGCGCCTGGCAAGCAACCGACCGCACCAGCACGCCGAACGACTATTGGGATCACAAGCTACCCATCCTCGACAGCGACGACTACGGCTTCCACCATGGCCACGTGTGGTACCGCGGGCACTTCACCGCTACTGGCAAGGAAACGGCGATCCAGCTCTCCGCGAACCTCGGCGTACACCTGGGCAACCATGGCATCTTCACCGCGTGGATCAACGGACACTTCCTCGGCAACAACCCCAGCGGCTCCCAGCAGTTTCCGATCGATCCAGCTTGGCTGAAAAAGGGCGGTGACAACGTCGTTTCCGTGCTGGTGGAAAATACCGGGCACCTGCAGGAAGAACACAACGGCGCGTTCCGCGAGCCACGCGGGCTCCTGTCGGCGAGGCTTGAAGGCTCGCAGGCGGTGATCCGCTGGAAGATCCAGGGCAACACGGGCGGTGAAGACCTGGTCGATCCGATGCGTGGCCCCTTCAACATCGGCGGCCTCTATGGTGAGCGCAACGGCTGGCACCTGCCGGGCTTCAAGGACAGCGACTGGGCCAAAGCCACGCTTCCCCGGACCACCGACAAGCCCGGCATGGATTGGTATCGCACGACGTTCAAACTGGATATCCCCGACGGCCAGGACGCCCCCATCGCCATCCGTATCCACGATGCCGTGCCTCTTCACTATCGCGCCATCGTCTTCATCAACGGGTGGCAAATCGGCCGTTACATCAGCGACGTGGGCCCACAGACGGATTTCGAGCTACCGCCTGGCCTGCTCAACCGGCATGGCGAGAACACGATCGCCATCGCCTCGTGGAGCACGGCGCAGGATGGTGGGCTGGGTGAGGTCACGCTTGTGATGCAAGGCAATTACACCACCGGCCTAAGGTGA
- a CDS encoding CocE/NonD family hydrolase has translation MRPTRPALHFARTALSVALGATALAMLAAPVAAQAVLTPEQKAAIAKRNDTEQKLEDIAVIDRKVMVKMRDGKRMAADVYRPKNATGKVPTIFVRTPYNFNFWDVKLGAPRDMTRQLEAVKRGYAYIDMNERGHYFSEGNYEILGAPLSDGVDAVNWITSQPWSNGKVGTTGCSSTAEWQMAVVAQNTPGLATFNVQGFGAGVGRVGPYFEQGNWYRGGAVQMLFIAWLTKEQNQVRPSFPAGTSQADLIAASKLFDLDSQPPEIDWDKAFWTLPEKDIMKKAGGPKGIFADAMDVPTGGNMIARTPNSPAWYKGGLWHDNMKINKPGLWFMSWFDVSVSPNLAAYNHVRATAPKDVADQQYAVISPSLHCGYSRATEHTMIGDLDVGDARFDVDSLVYGWFDKWLKGVDSPVIDKQPKVMYYVMGENKWHNTQTWPPVGAVTRDLYFTSGGKANTLYGDGKLVDAAGGTDHPDTFLYDPMNPVTTFGGGGCCQGNAVKFGSFDQNTQLARNDILVYDSEPFKEGTEVSGPITVTLYVSSDAKDTDFTFKVMDVYPDGRAFNLTENIQRMRYREGYDKPPVWMKDGEVYKVTFQPIDTSNFFFPGHKLRVAVSSSNFPRFDRNLNTGGNNYDETKGVIAHNAVHHDAEHPSKITFTVVPRQ, from the coding sequence ATGCGACCCACGCGCCCTGCCCTCCACTTCGCCAGGACCGCCTTGTCGGTCGCCCTTGGCGCCACCGCCCTCGCCATGCTTGCGGCACCCGTTGCTGCCCAGGCCGTGCTTACGCCTGAGCAGAAGGCAGCGATCGCCAAGCGCAACGATACCGAGCAGAAGCTGGAAGACATCGCCGTCATCGACCGCAAGGTGATGGTGAAGATGCGCGACGGCAAACGGATGGCCGCGGATGTATACCGGCCGAAGAACGCCACCGGCAAGGTGCCGACAATCTTTGTGCGTACCCCATACAACTTCAATTTCTGGGATGTGAAGCTCGGCGCGCCGCGCGACATGACACGCCAGCTCGAAGCGGTGAAGCGCGGCTACGCGTACATCGACATGAACGAGCGCGGGCACTATTTCTCCGAGGGCAACTACGAAATCCTCGGTGCACCGCTTTCCGATGGCGTGGATGCGGTGAACTGGATCACCTCGCAGCCGTGGTCCAACGGCAAGGTCGGCACCACCGGCTGCTCCTCGACCGCGGAATGGCAAATGGCCGTGGTGGCGCAGAACACCCCGGGCCTGGCCACGTTCAACGTGCAGGGTTTCGGCGCCGGCGTGGGCCGCGTAGGCCCGTACTTCGAGCAGGGCAACTGGTACCGCGGCGGCGCCGTGCAGATGCTCTTCATCGCCTGGCTCACCAAGGAACAGAACCAGGTACGACCCTCGTTCCCCGCTGGCACCTCGCAGGCCGACCTGATCGCCGCGTCCAAACTATTCGATCTCGACTCGCAGCCACCGGAAATCGACTGGGACAAGGCGTTCTGGACGCTGCCCGAGAAGGACATCATGAAGAAGGCCGGCGGCCCCAAGGGCATCTTCGCCGATGCCATGGATGTGCCCACCGGCGGCAACATGATCGCGCGCACGCCGAACAGCCCGGCCTGGTACAAGGGCGGCCTGTGGCACGACAACATGAAGATCAACAAGCCAGGCCTGTGGTTCATGAGCTGGTTTGATGTGTCGGTGTCGCCGAACCTGGCCGCCTATAACCATGTGCGTGCCACGGCACCGAAGGATGTGGCCGACCAGCAGTACGCCGTGATCTCACCCTCGCTGCATTGCGGTTATTCGCGCGCCACCGAGCACACCATGATCGGCGACCTGGACGTGGGTGATGCCCGCTTCGACGTGGATAGCCTGGTCTACGGCTGGTTCGACAAGTGGCTCAAGGGCGTGGATAGCCCGGTGATCGATAAGCAGCCCAAGGTGATGTACTACGTGATGGGCGAGAACAAGTGGCACAACACGCAGACCTGGCCGCCGGTCGGCGCCGTGACCCGTGACCTGTACTTCACCAGCGGCGGCAAGGCCAACACGCTCTACGGCGATGGCAAGCTTGTCGATGCCGCGGGCGGCACCGACCACCCGGATACTTTCCTCTACGACCCGATGAACCCGGTGACCACCTTCGGCGGTGGCGGCTGCTGCCAGGGCAACGCGGTGAAGTTTGGTTCGTTCGATCAGAACACCCAGCTCGCTCGTAACGACATCCTCGTCTACGACTCCGAGCCGTTCAAGGAAGGTACGGAAGTGTCCGGCCCGATCACGGTCACGCTGTACGTCTCCTCCGACGCGAAGGACACCGACTTCACCTTCAAGGTGATGGACGTCTACCCGGATGGCCGCGCGTTCAACCTCACCGAAAATATCCAGCGCATGCGCTACCGCGAGGGCTACGACAAGCCCCCGGTGTGGATGAAGGATGGCGAGGTGTACAAGGTCACGTTCCAGCCCATCGACACCAGCAACTTCTTCTTCCCGGGCCACAAGCTGCGCGTCGCCGTGTCCAGCAGCAACTTCCCGCGCTTTGACCGCAACCTCAACACGGGCGGCAACAACTACGACGAAACCAAGGGTGTCATCGCGCACAACGCCGTGCACCACGACGCGGAGCACCCGTCGAAGATCACCTTCACGGTGGTGCCCCGCCAGTAA
- a CDS encoding Na+/H+ antiporter, translated as MSSTTTFEFVLILLVAIVALELLARKLRLPTAAALLAGGAGIAFLPGVPAVSFDPELVLIVFLPPLLMDGAYYTVWSDFRRYLGGILWLAVGAVVFTTLVVGATVHWIVPSLPWAACFALGAVVSPPDAVAAKAVLGKVRLPRRLMVLLEGESLLNDATGLVLFRFAVAAALTGAFSASGALMSFAGLALGGIAIGAAVGALVVLVLRRIDDVFLAVTASCLSPWAAYIGGEAFHVSGVMAVVTTGIIFGWFQHEVFSAIARVRGGSFWAVMIFILEALVFILIGFSLRGVIERLGGIGNTLDQLSVPILGVLAAVIVSRFVWVYATDYLRVPVLRAFGKQPSPPSPKSTFLLGWAGMRGVVTLAIALSLPENMPGRDLTLAAAFATILVTVVVQGGTIGPVIRWLGLDRNIHVEGNHLNEMQAYLHVDAAQLEAVKAHAYDASGKLIHPRLLEQYTYRADIARRVVEERRSITDDREAHYDVVLAAIAAGRVELLRLHRAGHIHDELLHYLERDLDFQQVAAENDRKGPGE; from the coding sequence ATGTCATCGACCACGACCTTCGAGTTCGTCCTCATCCTGCTCGTAGCCATCGTGGCGCTGGAGCTTCTTGCCCGGAAGCTGCGCTTGCCCACGGCTGCCGCGCTGCTGGCCGGCGGCGCCGGCATTGCCTTCCTCCCGGGGGTGCCCGCGGTCAGCTTTGACCCGGAGCTGGTGCTTATCGTGTTCCTGCCGCCGCTGCTGATGGATGGGGCGTACTACACGGTGTGGTCCGATTTCCGGCGCTACCTTGGCGGGATCCTTTGGCTGGCCGTGGGGGCTGTGGTGTTCACCACCCTGGTGGTGGGCGCCACCGTGCACTGGATCGTGCCGTCGCTGCCGTGGGCGGCGTGCTTCGCGCTGGGTGCAGTGGTCTCCCCGCCCGATGCGGTCGCCGCAAAGGCCGTGCTGGGCAAGGTCCGTTTACCGCGCCGCCTGATGGTGCTGCTTGAAGGCGAGAGCCTGCTCAACGATGCGACGGGCCTGGTGTTGTTCCGGTTTGCCGTTGCCGCGGCGCTGACAGGGGCATTCAGCGCCAGCGGTGCGCTGATGAGCTTCGCGGGGCTGGCCCTTGGCGGTATTGCCATTGGCGCTGCGGTGGGTGCGCTTGTCGTGCTGGTCCTGCGCCGCATTGATGATGTGTTCCTTGCGGTCACCGCGTCGTGCCTTTCGCCGTGGGCAGCCTATATCGGTGGCGAGGCGTTCCATGTTTCCGGCGTCATGGCGGTGGTCACTACCGGCATTATCTTTGGCTGGTTCCAGCACGAGGTGTTCTCGGCCATCGCGCGCGTTCGTGGCGGCTCGTTCTGGGCGGTGATGATTTTCATCCTGGAGGCCCTGGTCTTCATCCTGATCGGCTTCTCCCTGCGTGGTGTCATTGAGCGCCTGGGTGGTATCGGCAACACGTTGGACCAGTTGAGCGTGCCTATCCTGGGCGTGCTCGCCGCCGTGATCGTGTCGCGCTTCGTCTGGGTTTATGCCACCGATTACCTGCGCGTGCCGGTACTCCGCGCGTTCGGTAAGCAACCTTCACCGCCATCGCCCAAATCGACGTTTCTACTTGGCTGGGCGGGCATGCGTGGCGTGGTGACCCTGGCTATCGCGCTCTCCCTGCCGGAGAACATGCCCGGTCGCGACCTGACGCTGGCCGCGGCGTTTGCGACCATCCTGGTCACCGTGGTGGTGCAGGGTGGCACCATCGGCCCGGTGATTCGCTGGCTGGGCCTCGATCGCAACATTCATGTCGAGGGTAACCACCTCAACGAAATGCAGGCGTACCTGCACGTGGATGCGGCCCAGCTGGAGGCGGTCAAGGCGCACGCCTATGACGCCAGCGGGAAGCTGATCCATCCGCGCCTGTTGGAGCAATACACCTACCGCGCCGATATCGCGCGTCGCGTGGTCGAAGAGCGGCGTTCAATCACCGATGACCGCGAGGCCCACTACGACGTGGTGCTGGCGGCCATCGCTGCCGGGCGCGTGGAGCTGCTGCGCCTGCACCGGGCAGGGCACATTCACGATGAGCTGCTGCATTACCTCGAGCGCGACCTCGACTTCCAACAGGTGGCCGCTGAAAACGACCGGAAGGGCCCGGGCGAGTAG
- a CDS encoding sensor histidine kinase has translation MASIRFLARLIAAWIAALCVMLVCWQAMDVSRDFPTIFTLIWFAGLLLALGRGVSHLYRVRTIAGRIDPETVANRQRRRVEVPYGADETLDLVEQVVRALPDIQDVTAARGGLQVRGIIRHSIVEPQAQPVPLRKRRPRDPFERNTRISASVVPGEGACTVLFVCEPDSGAWSDWFNPDGGVSLEQAETLVRALTQRITERRNRERADTRQTAMEKELTAAQLSLLQAQVEPHFLYNTLASAQELVRTDPARADKMLGHLIDYLRRSLPRTDGSLSTVGQELERSIAWLEIMRLRMGERLVVNVDVPVVCQAYAMPSMMLQTLVENAIKHGLEPKPGGGGVWIRAACDATGLSLTVADDGLGLRTDSTGTGIGLKNLRERLRLTYGNAATFTIGNNFPSGVAATITLPITEPAHA, from the coding sequence ATGGCCAGCATTCGTTTCCTCGCCCGCCTGATCGCCGCATGGATCGCTGCGCTGTGCGTCATGCTGGTGTGCTGGCAGGCCATGGATGTCAGCCGGGATTTCCCAACCATCTTCACACTCATCTGGTTCGCAGGCCTGTTGCTGGCGTTGGGGCGGGGCGTAAGCCATCTCTACCGCGTGCGTACCATTGCCGGCCGCATCGATCCGGAGACCGTGGCCAACCGCCAGCGCCGTCGCGTCGAAGTCCCCTATGGTGCCGATGAAACGCTCGATCTGGTCGAGCAAGTGGTGCGCGCATTGCCGGATATCCAGGATGTGACCGCGGCACGTGGTGGTTTGCAGGTGCGCGGCATCATTCGCCATTCGATCGTCGAACCGCAGGCCCAGCCGGTGCCGCTGCGCAAACGCCGCCCAAGGGATCCGTTTGAGCGCAACACGCGGATCAGTGCCTCGGTGGTGCCAGGCGAAGGGGCCTGCACGGTGCTCTTTGTCTGCGAGCCGGATAGCGGGGCGTGGAGCGACTGGTTCAATCCTGACGGCGGTGTGTCACTCGAACAGGCCGAGACGCTGGTACGTGCGCTGACCCAACGGATCACCGAGCGCCGCAACCGTGAGCGTGCCGACACACGGCAAACCGCCATGGAAAAGGAGCTCACCGCCGCGCAACTCTCGCTGTTGCAGGCGCAGGTGGAGCCGCACTTCCTCTACAACACGCTGGCAAGCGCCCAGGAACTCGTGCGTACCGACCCCGCGCGCGCCGACAAGATGCTGGGCCACCTGATCGATTACCTGCGCCGCTCATTGCCGCGCACCGACGGTTCGCTTTCCACCGTGGGCCAGGAACTCGAGCGCAGCATCGCGTGGCTTGAGATCATGCGCCTGCGCATGGGTGAGCGGCTGGTCGTGAACGTGGATGTGCCCGTCGTATGCCAGGCCTACGCCATGCCGTCGATGATGCTTCAGACCCTGGTGGAGAACGCCATCAAGCATGGCCTCGAGCCGAAGCCCGGTGGTGGTGGGGTGTGGATCCGTGCTGCATGCGATGCCACCGGCCTGTCACTCACCGTGGCCGACGACGGCCTGGGCCTGCGTACCGACAGCACCGGGACCGGAATTGGCCTGAAGAACCTGCGTGAGCGCCTGCGCCTTACCTATGGCAATGCGGCGACCTTTACGATCGGAAACAATTTCCCGAGCGGCGTGGCTGCCACGATCACGCTGCCGATCACGGAGCCGGCGCATGCCTAA